A window of the Gossypium hirsutum isolate 1008001.06 chromosome A05, Gossypium_hirsutum_v2.1, whole genome shotgun sequence genome harbors these coding sequences:
- the LOC107961317 gene encoding histidine-containing phosphotransfer protein 4 has translation MERNPMRRQLASLRKSLFDQGYLDEQFMELEQLQDDANPNFVEEVVTLYYRDSARLIVNLDHALERRPLDFSKLDGLMHQFKGSSSSIGAKKVKAESTLFREYCKSGNAEGCMRTFQQLKKEYATLRKKLETYFQLARQIGPMESANRPK, from the exons ATGGAGAGAAACCCCATGCGTAGGCAGCTTGCAAGCTTGAGGAAATCCCTGTTTGATCAG GGATATCTGGATGAACAATTCATGGAGTTGGAGCAACTCCAAGATGATGCCAACCCTAATTTCGTCGAAGAAGTTGTCACCTTATACTACCGCGATTCTGCCAGATTAATCGTTAACTTAGACCACGCCCT GGAGCGGAGGCCTTTAGATTTTAGTAAGTTGGATGGGTTAATGCATCAGTTCAAAGGAAGCAGTTCAAG CATTGGAGCCAAAAAGGTGAAAGCTGAGAGCACATTGTTTAGGGAATATTGCAAGTCTGGAAATGCAGAAGG ATGCATGAGGACTTTCCAGCAACTGAAGAAAGAATATGCAACATTGAGAAAGAAGCTTGAAACTTACTTTCAG CTGGCAAGACAAATTGGTCCAATGGAGAGTGCAAATCGCCCTAAATAG